The Lathyrus oleraceus cultivar Zhongwan6 chromosome 5, CAAS_Psat_ZW6_1.0, whole genome shotgun sequence genome includes the window ccccccccttagacagcgcttttgcctaaagcgctttctaatcccccccttagacagcgctttttacaaaagcgctgtctaaggtatacgaaaatttttgaagcttttgttttaaaccacattttttccaggtttataaaccagaatttctacctgttttcaaccagattttgatagacaattatcacattttatatatgccattttggccttttttctaccaatttttggctaacaaatatatatatataccaattcaaaccaattttgccttaaatgtatcaaaatatatacaaatttatgtacacatttacaagtcattacatatactacaaatgtacacattaattacacaaatttatgaacaaacattgagctctaacatgaattgacaccactcctctttgatttcgtccacttgatcctttgtataaaatgcacacttgaattcctcaaagtactacataataatataacatattttgaattaattccaactatttaattatatgagatatgtgtaaatataaaaataactcataagttagaaatacatacatcggtcGGAATCTTTAATtggcccaaagcaagagtatctcgcataaacctcaacatgaaatacccgcaatctatttgattacgttgttgaggacactacatatgaagaaaaaaaatatggattataaatcctaagttttatcaagtgtcatcactaatataataaaaaatgtggtaattaaaaatataccgccactttaatccatgtaatggagttgacgcccctccttgaggtttggataactcgttgggcccgaaaagcttgtaggacgctaataaaataaaaatgaagcaattagaacaattcacataaactaagaaaatttttgaacattctcacttacgtgtcaattaggaccttcatatccgggtatgttgtccaatcatttcctaacgagtcaagataatacacaatttctcggataggattgattgcgagcaacaaccaatgtccactgtaatgattaggcaaatgttagatggtaacttggaaaataattataatagatgaatttagaatgaaatgctaacccggtattaaatggtataaaaaacaacttctccgcatctttattgtccatgaggatccgaagaacgtactccgtcacggtatccggtctatttaagattaaaactaagttgacggtcgcgggtgctaagaatccgaatgacacgtccaaaccattggggcgcatcaatttgtcatacaaaaacctaatataaaaacatcattaacacctcttttgaaacataaagtaaaccggattaacataaagtaaacatcattaacataagttgtttaattaataaaacaaagtagaccggatttacctaatatatgtattgacaacgttgacgccgatttcttcatgactaaaaacttgcatgaagtcttcattaccaatcatttggtcgtaatcaaagccgaaaatccctacctccatatgtagggtccgaacacctccggtcggtatatcggtcatctctagaaatgtcctgaggcacgacctatacttggtggtagtttttttcctagctacggtcttcttagcaccagaagtttttacccgtgcggaggcgttgctaacctcctttttttgttgtgcggaggcattgctaacctcattttcttgaagctacatgtcatataaatagttagatcaaattaagaatgtaacaacttccatgaatatatgtcatataattgtatattacctcttttcttgaaaccgtggactcggtatgccgtggaatcgcattatcttttgatttggattttgtgggagtctatttaacataaccaaggaaaatatgtaagtaaaattttaagcataaattttaaactttgaatatacacattaaagttaacataagttttaagcatacctcatatcctacgcatatgaggtttgtcggccatgcaacaaacgaacctactgcttcgtgcaccgttgttgcatccgaatcatcgctaggatatggtaatgctgcattcggctcaactgcaatatcaactgataccttcaaacatccagcagggagctctctagtgtggagtaatactccgctaacgttatgcacttttcccttgccaaccatccgatagtatggtgacgacaaatacagctgacaatgggaaatgccctaaaaccaataataacaagaaatcgttaatgtgtatatatgtcaaatacataatttaagcaaatagttcaatttaagacaattatatgtaattacctctggaatgttcagctgaaaggtacagttgatactgtttttgtccgaagcatctctgtatactgttgaggcgctagcctctctttctctcctcaatgcatcaagctcagcttgcattgcttccaatcttgcatgaagctcccgattactaggagcctttccttttttaatactcagggaggtcggagtgactccaaatcccttacccctcacccgaccagaatactcagggacatctaatgtccgactaagtatgcccttagtatcatcgggagataaagactgagatagctcctcctgaaaaatcagatgaataccgtatacttgtcaaatatttgtgtataaaaatgtt containing:
- the LOC127088234 gene encoding uncharacterized protein LOC127088234, coding for MTDIPTGGVRTLHMEVGIFGFDYDQMIGNEDFMQVFSHEEIGVNVVNTYIRFLYDKLMRPNGLDVSFGFLAPATVNLVLILNRPDTVTEYVLRILMDNKDAEKLFFIPFNTGGHWLLLAINPIREIVYYLDSLGNDWTTYPDMKVLIDT